A region of Vigna radiata var. radiata cultivar VC1973A chromosome 6, Vradiata_ver6, whole genome shotgun sequence DNA encodes the following proteins:
- the LOC106763455 gene encoding uncharacterized protein LOC106763455, with translation MGELTYFLGLQVKQTKDGIFIHQSKYYNDLLKRFKMLDCKDAATPTTTNCYLDLDQAGKNVSQKMYQRMIGSLLYLTASRPDIMPSVCLCARFQFAPKESHLIAVKRILKYLKGTKGLGLWYPNGTNLFLNGYSDSDFGDCKLDRKSTTCTCHLLGSSLISWHSKKQACVALSTTKVEYIAAGSCCAQSLWI, from the coding sequence atgggagaaTTGACATACTTTCTTGGACTGCAAGTCAAGCAAACTAAGGATGGTATATTCATTCATCAATCCAAATACTACAATGATTTGCTGAAAAGATTTAAGATGCTAGACTGCAAAGATGCTGCAACTCCCACGACAACTAATTGTTACTTGGATCTAGATCAGGCTGGAAAAAATGTTTCTCAAAAGATGTATCAACGTATGATTGGATCATTACTCTATCTCACTGCTAGTAGGCCTGACATAATGCCTAGTGTTTGTCTCTGTGCTAGGTTTCAATTTGcacctaaagaatcacatcttATAgctgtaaaaagaattttaaagtatCTTAAAGGTACAAAAGGCCTTGGTCTATGGTATCCAAATGGCACAAATCTTTTTCTAAATGGTTatagtgattctgattttggagaTTGTAAACTAGACAGAAAAAGCACCACTTGCACATGTCATTTACTTGGATCATCATTGAtctcttggcattcaaagaaacaagcatgtgtggcTTTATCTA